The genomic stretch ACGATGAGTTTGGCACCCGATTCGCCGGGCGGATTGAGGCTCATGGCTTTCGACATGGAATCCGATTGCCTGGGTGCAAGAGCAAGGGCGAACTCGAGGAGGTTGCTGATGCCGTCGTTGTCGGGGTCTGCGTAGTCGGACCAGAGCGTTTCTTCGCTTTCAAGATGGAGCAGTTGATTGGGGGCGAAGTTGAGGTTTCGCCAGGTGGCGAGGGCGTTGGGGGCGACGACCTTCAGTTCGACGGGAAGTTGGAGGGAAAGGCGGTCGGGATCGTTGGTGGCGAGCGCGAGCAGGATGTTGTAGGTGCCGGGTGCGAGGCCGAAGGTGTTGACTTCCAAGTCGATGCTGGAGGCCAATCCGGGGCCGACGGTGCCGCTGGTGGTGAGGGGATTGATCCAGGTTTCAGGCATTTTGCGGAGGCTCTGATAGACGTTGAGGCGTCCGTCGCTGGCGACTTTTTGATTGAGAGCAGGGGGGTAGTCGGTGGAAACCATCAGGTAAGATTTCACCTGGTGGTTCGGATAATCTGGGTTGGCGCTCATCAACAGCGCGGCCGCACCGGTAACATGTGGGGCGGCCATGGAGGTGCCGCTGTAACTGGCATAGCGGGCACCGGGGAGGCAACTGATGATGTCGCTGCCGGGAGCGGCGAGGTCGACACTGATTTTGCCGTAGTTGGAAAAACTCGAGAGCTGGCTGGATTTGGTGGTCGAAGCGACGGAGATGATTCCTGCAGTGGTGTAGTTGGAGGGATAATGGGGAGCGCTGTCGTTGTTGGTTCCCTGATTGCCTGCGGCGGCGACGAAGAGGCCGTTGTTGGTGGCGCAGAAGTTTTGGATGCTTTGTTGGAGGTAGCTGGAAAAGCCGCCGCCACCCCAACTGGCGTTGATAAGACGGGCACCGCGTTGTCTGGCGTAGTCGACGGAGGCGATGGCGTCGGAGGTGTATCCGGAGCCGCCAGCGCTGAGAAACTGGACGGGCAATACTTTGGAATTCCAAGAAACGCCGACCACGCCGGTGGCGTTGTTGCCGAGGGCGGCGATGGTGCCGGAGACATGGGTGCCGTGGCCATTGACGTCGTCGGCATTGGAGGTGTCGGAATAGAAGTTCCAACCGCGGACATCATCCACGAATCCATTGTGATCATCGTCGATCTGATTACCCGCGATCTCGGCGCTGTTTTGTTTGATGTTGGCAGCGAGATCGGGGTGACTTAGAGAAACGCCGGTGTCGATGACGGCGACGGTGATGTTGGCTGAACCGGTGTTTTGATTCCAAGCTGCCTGGGCATCGATACCTCCCTGAAGGGAGCTTAGCATTCCCCATAGAAAGGGAAGTTGGGGATCGTTGGTGTTGCGTGGTGCGGGTGTGCCGCCGCCGGTTGGCTGGAGGCGGATGATCTGCCAGTTAAGGGGGGAGGTGCCGGTGTTGCGAATGGTGAAGCGTTCGGTGCCTTTGGTGTCCGCGACCATGTTAACCCTCAAATGGGCGGGTTCGAGGGAGATTCGGGGAGGGGTCTGAACCGTGCCGGACAGGGGGATAGTTACTATGGGTTTGTTGGGATCGTTGGTGGCAACGCGCAGTTCTGCGGTCGGAGAACCCGTAGTGGTGGGAGTGAATCTCGTGGAAAGGAAGAAGGGTTGACCTGCACCCAGTTGTGCGGGCAACGGCGCATCAAGGGAGAATTGGGGGTCGCTGATCGACAGGACCTGGAGCGTTAATGGAGAGAGCCCGGCGTTGCGGAATTCGATGAGACGGGTAACGGAAGATCCCAATGCAACGGTGGGGAAGGTGAGCCCTGCACTCGGAAACACCGTAGCAATGGGGGCGGTGGTTTGTTCGCCGATTTGGAAGGCGCTGATGCGCACGTTATCGATGGCTGAACCGCCTTGGGTGCCACCGTCTGAGGTGCTGAAGCGGATGGCGGCAACGTCGGCCAGGACGCTGGTGATGCTGCCGGTGACCGGGGTTTGGTTGTTCAACTGGAGGGTATAGGTGTTGGTCGTTAGATTGACGTCAATGACCACCCGATTGAGAGCGCTGGCGGAGAAAGGGATCGAGACGAGAGATCCTCCATGCATGGAAATGGAAGAGGGTGAAAACGTAAACCTGACGAAGTTGGTTATTCCATCAAAAAACACCGAGGTGGAATCGCTGTTGTCCAGCGAGGTCAGATCAAATTCGACGCGGTAGGTTTTTGCATTGAGCTTAAGATCGAAGCGAGGCTGGCTGTAGTTGCTGGAGTTGCCTCCGTCGATGAGTTCCAAAGGACGATTATTGAGCACTCCGAAGGTTTCGCGGACGATGGGGTTGCCGAAATTGAGGCTGCTGGGTGCATGGTGCCCGCCAACGGCACTGACTTGTCCGATGACATGAGGAGCTTCATCCCAGTTGACGTCGTAGATGACTGGCAGCGTCGGGGGAACAGGCGGGGGCGTTTCCTGGCCATTCAAGGTGACCAGAAGGTTGTCGAGCATGAACGGTTGATCGGAGAAGCGCAGTTTCACCAGTGAGTCAAAACTGGCCGGAAATTGGAAGGTTTGGAAATCCTTCTGGGGACCTGCGCCATCGATGATGCCATCAGTGGTGAACTGGGTGAACACGGTTGTGCCGTCTTGTTTGGTGCCGGTGACCCGAACGGTTTTAGGGGTGGGAAAAACGGTGCTGTATTCTGCCAGATCGACAGAATGGGCCTTGAAGGGAAGGCCATCCTTGTGTTCAAAGTCGGTGTCAAGGTCTCCATACAGCGAGCGTAGGTAAAAGCCGCCATTCTCCGGGTAACCGCTGGTGTAGGCATTCTGGATGTAGACGGAAGATTCGTTGGTAGAGCGAGCGATCTTGAAGCCGTGCCGGTAAGCGTAAGGCCGGTAGTCACCGGAACGATTCTCAAAATCCAACAAACGGCTGCCATCACTGGAAGTCGAGGTCGCGGCGTCTGCCTGGATGAGTGAGGTCAAAGCGCTTGGCACCGAAGGTCCGTTGTCATTGTCCTGCCACCAATTTTGAGTTTCGGGATCAAGGAACCGCTGGGCTTCGGGCACCCAAATGAGTTCTTTGGCGCTTCCGAGGGTCTCCTGGGTGAAGACGAGATAATCGGGTTCTGCCCGGGCGAGGAGTTTGGTGGCGCGATCCACGGCGTCGATCGAGCCGTTCCCCACGGATACGAGGTGGATATTTGAATTGGGCAGAGTTTTGAGAATGCGGTAGCCGAATTGATTGAGCCGAGTTTGAAAAGCATCTGAACTCTCATCGGCTTCTGGAGTGATCAGAACGTGGTCGGCAACGAAGGCAGACTCCTGACGCAAGTTCTCAGCGACGGGTGAGTCGCCGGAAAAATTTTGGCGCACGACGACGGTGGGATATTTGCCGGTGGTTTTGACCAGGGTGTCGACCCGCGTGGATTGGCCGCCAGTGGCAGAGGTTTTCTGAACTTTGACGATTTCGGTGGCGCGCAGTCGACGGAAAGTGTCGCTGACGATGATTCGATTTGACTGGTTGGTTTGTGCGGTTGGGGCAGGCGCAATCGTGGTCGCGGGTGGTTTGGCGGCTTCGGTTGAGGAGACTGCGCTGGCTCCCGTGATAACTTGATCGGGCAAATTAGGATGATTGGTGGCCGTTGGTGGGATGGGGCTCTGACGTGCCGAAGGTGCTGCATCCTGCCTTTGTTGTTGGGATGCATCATGTTTCCACAATGACAAAAAAGCTATGGCTGCCAAAAGCGGGATGATTGCTACCAGCAAAATCCACCGCGACAATTTGAATCGAAATCTAGTTTTCATGGCGGCGGAGATGAGGAAATGGATCGCTCGAGCTGGGGCGCATCGAATTCATGGCAGGAAATAAGTTTTAGGTCAACCTACAATTGAGGAGTAGGTGCGGATGTAACAATCCGCAGTCTGGCGTTGCTCATCTTTTGTGAGAGGTGAAGAGTGGATGTTCCATGTCCGACCACCCTCTTTTGCGCCGACTTCCTGAATCGCCGGATTGTTCCAATGACGAATTGTTGGACAGGTTTCTGGATTATGTGATGGAGAAAAAACTGGAGCTTTACCCGGCGCAGGAGGAGGCGATTCTTGAACTGTTTGAGGACAAGCATGTCATCTTGAACACACCGACGGGATCGGGGAAGTCGCTGGTCGCAACGGCTTTGCATTTTCGATCTTTGGCGAAGAAGCGGAGGTCGGTTTATACCTGTCCGATCAAGGCATTGGTGAACGAGAAGTTTCTCGCGCTGTGTCGGGATTTCGGGCCGGATCAGGTGGGGATGGCGACGGGGGATGCAACGGTGAACCGGGATGCGCCGATCCTTTGCTGCACGGCGGAGATTTTGGCAAATTATGCTTTGGGCAACGGCAGTGAGGCACCGTTTGGGGAAGTGATCATGGACGAGTTTCATTATTACTCGGATCAGGAGCGCGGGGTGGCGTGGCAGGTGCCGTTGCTGACGATGAGCAAGTCGCGGTTTTTGTTGATGTCGGCGACCATGGGTTCGACGGAGTTTTTTCAGAAGGAGTTGACGAGGCTGACGGGCGCGGAGGCCGTGATTGTTTCGTCAAGGGATCGCCCGGTGCCGTTGGAGTTTAGTTATGTGGAGTCATCGGTGGATGTCACCTTGCAAGAGTTGATTGGCGAGAGAAAGGCTCCGGTCTATCTGGTGCATTTCACGCAGAACGATGCGGCACAGGCGGCACAGGACTTGATGAGCCTTAACTTCTGTTCGGCGGAGGAGAAGTTATCCATCAAAGAGTATCTGGTGGGGGTGAAGTTCACGAGTCCTTATGGCAAGGAAGTGAAGAAATACCTGAGTCATGGGATCGGGATCCATCATGCGGGATTGTTGCCGAAGTATCGGGTGTTGGTGGAGCAGCTGGCTCAGCGCGGATTGTTGAAGGTGATTTGTGGAACGGATACGTTGGGAGTGGGGGTGAATGTGCCGATTCGCACGGTGTTGTTTACCAAGTTGAGCAAATATGGCGGACAGAAAGTGGCGACGTTGTCGGCGCGGGATTTTCATCAGATCTCGGGTCGCGCAGGAAGAAAAGGATTTGATGATGTGGGGTTCGTGGTGGCACAGGCACCTGAGCATGTGATCGAGAATGCGAAGATGGATGCGAAAGCGGCGGGCGATCCGAAGAAGTTGAAGAAGATGGTGAAGAAAAAACCACCGGAAGGTTTTGTTGGGTGGAATGAGGAGACGTTCAAAAAGTTGCAGGGGGCGGCGCCGGAGCCGTTGGTTTCGAGGTTTCAGGTTACGCACGGGATGTTGCTGGAGGTGTTGAGCCGGGATGGTGATGGGTGTGCGGCGATGCAGCAGATCATTCGGGATTCGCATGAGACGGCGGCGCAGAAGAAAAAACATCGGGCGCGGGCCTGGGAGTTGTTTCGGGCGTTGATCAATCGGAAGATCATTGAGATCCTGCCGAAGTCGGAGCAAGTGAAGGGTGGAAGGAAGTTGCGGGTGAATGTCGAGTTACAGCAGGATTTTTCGCTGAACTATTCGTTGTCGTTGTATCTCATTGACACGCTGGCGTTGATCGATCCGGCGTCACCGACTTATGCGGCAGATATCCTCACGCTTTGCGAGTCGATCATGGAAAATCCGGATCTACTTTTGCGCAGGCAACTTAGCAAGGTGAAGGACGAAGCGATGGCGGCGATGAAGGAGGAGGGGATTCCGTATGAGGAGAGGATCGCGCGATTGGAGGAGTTGGAATATCCCAAACCTTGCCGGGATTTTATTTACAACACGTTCAATGCTTTTTCTGAAGCGCATCCGTGGGTGGGGCAGGAAAACATTCGACCGAAGAGCATTGCGCGGGAGATGTTCGAGAATTTTCGGGGATTTGCGGATTACATCAATGACTATGAGCTGCATCGGGCGGAAGGGGTGTTACTGAGACATATTTCCGGGGTGCACAAGATTCTTGCGCAGACGGTGCCGGACCGGTTCAAAACAGAGC from Phragmitibacter flavus encodes the following:
- a CDS encoding S8 family serine peptidase; this translates as MPDQVITGASAVSSTEAAKPPATTIAPAPTAQTNQSNRIIVSDTFRRLRATEIVKVQKTSATGGQSTRVDTLVKTTGKYPTVVVRQNFSGDSPVAENLRQESAFVADHVLITPEADESSDAFQTRLNQFGYRILKTLPNSNIHLVSVGNGSIDAVDRATKLLARAEPDYLVFTQETLGSAKELIWVPEAQRFLDPETQNWWQDNDNGPSVPSALTSLIQADAATSTSSDGSRLLDFENRSGDYRPYAYRHGFKIARSTNESSVYIQNAYTSGYPENGGFYLRSLYGDLDTDFEHKDGLPFKAHSVDLAEYSTVFPTPKTVRVTGTKQDGTTVFTQFTTDGIIDGAGPQKDFQTFQFPASFDSLVKLRFSDQPFMLDNLLVTLNGQETPPPVPPTLPVIYDVNWDEAPHVIGQVSAVGGHHAPSSLNFGNPIVRETFGVLNNRPLELIDGGNSSNYSQPRFDLKLNAKTYRVEFDLTSLDNSDSTSVFFDGITNFVRFTFSPSSISMHGGSLVSIPFSASALNRVVIDVNLTTNTYTLQLNNQTPVTGSITSVLADVAAIRFSTSDGGTQGGSAIDNVRISAFQIGEQTTAPIATVFPSAGLTFPTVALGSSVTRLIEFRNAGLSPLTLQVLSISDPQFSLDAPLPAQLGAGQPFFLSTRFTPTTTGSPTAELRVATNDPNKPIVTIPLSGTVQTPPRISLEPAHLRVNMVADTKGTERFTIRNTGTSPLNWQIIRLQPTGGGTPAPRNTNDPQLPFLWGMLSSLQGGIDAQAAWNQNTGSANITVAVIDTGVSLSHPDLAANIKQNSAEIAGNQIDDDHNGFVDDVRGWNFYSDTSNADDVNGHGTHVSGTIAALGNNATGVVGVSWNSKVLPVQFLSAGGSGYTSDAIASVDYARQRGARLINASWGGGGFSSYLQQSIQNFCATNNGLFVAAAGNQGTNNDSAPHYPSNYTTAGIISVASTTKSSQLSSFSNYGKISVDLAAPGSDIISCLPGARYASYSGTSMAAPHVTGAAALLMSANPDYPNHQVKSYLMVSTDYPPALNQKVASDGRLNVYQSLRKMPETWINPLTTSGTVGPGLASSIDLEVNTFGLAPGTYNILLALATNDPDRLSLQLPVELKVVAPNALATWRNLNFAPNQLLHLESEETLWSDYADPDNDGISNLLEFALALAPRQSDSMSKAMSLNPPGESGAKLIVTTRTQLGPVSIVPEWSTNLHPDSWSSSGIIMDEVSADPIKGTTTWEITLDPSLGNPPSAFFRVRADSNGN
- a CDS encoding DEAD/DEAH box helicase; this encodes MSDHPLLRRLPESPDCSNDELLDRFLDYVMEKKLELYPAQEEAILELFEDKHVILNTPTGSGKSLVATALHFRSLAKKRRSVYTCPIKALVNEKFLALCRDFGPDQVGMATGDATVNRDAPILCCTAEILANYALGNGSEAPFGEVIMDEFHYYSDQERGVAWQVPLLTMSKSRFLLMSATMGSTEFFQKELTRLTGAEAVIVSSRDRPVPLEFSYVESSVDVTLQELIGERKAPVYLVHFTQNDAAQAAQDLMSLNFCSAEEKLSIKEYLVGVKFTSPYGKEVKKYLSHGIGIHHAGLLPKYRVLVEQLAQRGLLKVICGTDTLGVGVNVPIRTVLFTKLSKYGGQKVATLSARDFHQISGRAGRKGFDDVGFVVAQAPEHVIENAKMDAKAAGDPKKLKKMVKKKPPEGFVGWNEETFKKLQGAAPEPLVSRFQVTHGMLLEVLSRDGDGCAAMQQIIRDSHETAAQKKKHRARAWELFRALINRKIIEILPKSEQVKGGRKLRVNVELQQDFSLNYSLSLYLIDTLALIDPASPTYAADILTLCESIMENPDLLLRRQLSKVKDEAMAAMKEEGIPYEERIARLEELEYPKPCRDFIYNTFNAFSEAHPWVGQENIRPKSIAREMFENFRGFADYINDYELHRAEGVLLRHISGVHKILAQTVPDRFKTEPVQEMEAWLAGVLRGTDSSLLDEWERLRDPNWKPDEDEDEKKKDEVVDVTRNKREFTALVRTEIFRFMKGLIGGSPGAALKMVGSVLKEEVLLTALDDYLDGHERICLDNEARNGRHTYVEVAEDVKSWRVCQVLVDPEGLNDWQLEFRVDLVLAREEGKVSLMLQSMAPVHEFKVE